GGAGAGGATCCGGGGCGGGACCAACCGGAGCGCCTCGTCCGTGCCGGCGGCGCGGATGTTCGTTAGCTTCTTCTCCTTGCATATGTTCACGTCGATGTCCACTGGACGCGTGTTCTCGCCCACGATCATTCCCTCGTACACCTGCACCCCCTCCCCGATGAAGAACGTCCCGCGCGACTGCAGGTGGAAGATGGCGTACGCCGTGGTGCGCCCTGTCCGGTCGGCGACCAGCGCCCCGTTGATCCGCTCGGGGATCGGCCCCTGCCAGGGATCGTAGCCGTCGAAGAGGTGATTCAGCAAACCCGTGCCGCGGGTGATGGTGAGAAACTCCGAACGGAAGCCGATCAGCCCCCGCGACGGGATGCGGTACTCGATCCGCACGCGTCCCTTTCCCGGGTTGATCATCTTCGTCATCTTCGCCCGCCGGATCCCCAACGCCTGCGTTGCGGCCCCGAGGTAGGCGTCGGGGACGTCCACGAAGAGCGCCTCGACCGGTTCGACGACCGCCCCGCCTTCCGTCTTCGTCACCACCTCGGGCCGGGACACCGAGAGCTCGAACCCCTCGCGCCGCATCATCTCGATGAGGATCACCAGCTGCAGCTCCCCGCGTCCCATCACCGTGAAGTAGTCGGTCCCGGAAAAGTCGATCCGGAGCGCGACGTTGCCAAGCAGTTCCTTCTCGAGCCGGGCGCGCACCTGCCGCGAGGTGACGAACTTCCCTTCCCTCCCGGCGAACGCCGAGGTGTTGATCGAGAAGACCATCGACACCGTCGGCTCGTCCACTGCGATGCGGGGGAGGGGCTTCGGTTCTTCCGCGTCGGAGATCGTGTCCCCGATCGTCACGTCCTCCATCCCCGCGATCGCCACGATGTCCCCCGCGGTCGCATCGGGAATTTCCGTGCGGGTCAACCCCTCGTACCCGTAGAGCAGCGCCACCTTGAGCTTCTTCACCTCCCCGCCGATCCCGCACAGGGAGATGATCTCCCCGGCGCGCAGCGTCCCCTCGAAGACCCGCCCGACGGCAAGCCGCCCGACATAGTCGCTGTACTCGAGGTTGGTCACCAGGAACTGGAGGGTGGCCGACGGGTCGCCGGTGGGAGGCGGCACGTGGGAGAGGATCGCGTCGAAGAGAGGCTGCAGGCTCCGTCCCGCCGCTTCACCGCGGACGGCCGCCGTGCCCGCCCGGGCGTTCGTCATCATGATCGGGAAGTCGAGCTGGTCTTCCGTCGCGTCGAGGTCGATGAAGAGGTCGTAGACCTCGTCGATCACCTCGTCGATCCGCGCGTCGGGCCGGTCGATCTTGTTGATGACGAGGATGACGGGAAGCTCCCGCTCGAGGGCTTTCTTGAGCACGAAGCGGGTCTGCGGAAGGGGGCCCTCGGAGGCGTCCACGAGCAGCAGCACCGCGTCCACCATTTTCAGCGTCCGCTCCACCTCGCCGCCGAAGTCGGCGTGACCGGGGGTATCCACGATGTTGATTTTGACGCCCTTGTAGATCACGGCGGTGTTCTTCGCCATGATCGTGATCCCCTTCTCCCTCTCGAGGTCGAGGGAGTCCATCACCCGGTCGACGACGGCCGCGTGGGCGCTGAAGATGCCGCTCTGCCGCAGCATCGCGTCGACCAGGGTGGTCTTCCCGTGGTCGACGTGGGCGATGATCGCGACGTTGCGGATGTTGGCGGTGGTCGGTTTCATGGGGAGGGGGCTTTACGCGAAGGAGCGCGCAAAGAGCTCCCGGATCGCTTTTCGGCCGTTCTCTTCAAGGAAGCGGGTTCCCGTCCCGGCGAAGCAGGGGTTGCCGATGCGGATCGCCTGGCCGCCCTGCGGGTCGACCCAGCGTTCCTCCTTCCATGTGAGCCAGGCGTCCTTCCCCTGGTCGAAGACGAAGATCGGCTTGTTGCAAAGCTTGGCGAACTCGGCCCCCCACCCGGTGCCGCCCTTGACCGTCCCGTCGGGGAGGACCGCGCCGATCACGTAGACCTCGTGGCCGGCGTTGACCTGGTACCAGATCGTCTGCAAGACCTTCCGGATCGTGGGGGCGTCGGTGTAGCTCCGGTTCAGGAGGCGCGACACGTAGGTGAGGCTCACGTCCCCCCGGACCAGCTCCTCCCGGGAGAGGACCCGGACGCCGCGGGAGCGGGCGATGTCGCGGCCTTCGTACGTGAAATTGATCTCCTCGATCCCGTACCGTTCCGCCTGCGCGCCGAACTCCGCCTCGGCGCCGACGGCACCGCCGCTGTAGAGGACGCAATCCTCCTTCTTGAGCATCGCACACTCCTTGGGGTGGGTGGGTGAATCCGGACCACTATAGCACGTTCCCGGCTGCGTCGCCTCGGAGGGGGACTCCGCCGAATCCTTCTGTTGCGTGGGCCTTCCGGGCCGTTTCCCTCCCGGGCTACTTCGGCAGGAGCGCGGTGGTGAGCCAGGGGACGTAAGTGATGGCGAGGACGCCCGCCAACAGCAGGAGCAGGAAGGGGAGGACCGCGCGGCACACCTCGCCGAACGGTTTTTCGAAGCGATACGCGGACATGAAGAGGTTCATCCCCACGGGCGGCATCAGGAACCCGAGCTCGAGGTTCGCGAGGAAGATGATCCCGAGGTGCACGGGGTGCACGCCGTACGACGCGGCGAGCGGAGCGATGATCGGAACCACGATCACGATCGCCGAGAAGATGTGCATGAAGGCGCCGACGAGGAGCAGGAACACGTTCAGGACGAGGAGGAAGGTGAACCGGGAGTCGATCGTCCCGCGGACCCATTCGAAAATGGCCTGGGGAACCCCGGCGTCGACCATGTACCCCGTAAGTCCCGTGGCCGCCGCGAGGAGGAGGAGGAACCCCCCGACGAGCCGGGACGTTTCGGTCCCCGCTTCGGACAGGAGCCGCGGAAACCCCACGTCACGGTGGACGAACACCTCGGTGCCGATGGCGTAGAGGACCGTCATCGCCGCCGCCTCGACGGCGGTCGCGACCCCTCCGAAAATGCCCACCAGCACGATCACGGGAAGGAGAAGGTCCCACTTCGCCTCCCACGCCGCGGCGCCCAATTCCTTCCAGGAGAACGATGTCCGCCGCGCCCCCGCGCGCACCCCTCCCCGGACGGCCCATCCCGCCATGATCAACAAAAGGAGGACGCCGGGGAGAAACCCGCCGAGGAACATCTTGTCCACAGCGATCCCCGCCACGACCCCGTACAGGATCACCGGCAGGCAGGGGGGGAACAGGAGCCCGAGGGACCCGGACGAGGTGAGAAGGCCGAGGGAGAAGCGCTCCGGGTACCGCTCCGCGAGGAGCGCGGGCAGCAGGATCCCGCCCAGCGCCACGATCGTGACCCCGGAGGCGCCGGTGAAGGTCGTGAAGAAGGTGCACACCAGCACCGTGACCACGGCGATCCCGCCGGGCATCCAGCCGACGATCGCGCGGAAAAAGCGCACCAGCCGCCGGGAGACGTTTCCCATCGTGAGAACGTACCCCGCGAAGCCGAACAGCGGGATGGTGGGGAGGGTGGGGGACGTCACGATGCGGTAGATCTCCGCGGAGATGGACGCAAGGGGAACGTCGGCATGGCGGAAGAAGAGGACCGCCATCCCGCCGAGAGCGACAAAGAGCGGCGCGCCGAGAACCACCGCCAGGAGGAGGGTGACGACCGCCGCCGCGAACGGCATGCCGCCGAGGATCAGCCCCGAGGAGACGAACGCCACGCCGGCGACTGCGCCGGCCGCGGCCGCGGCCCGCGTCCACACGCCCGCGTGCGCACGCCGGACAAGGCGCCACGCGATGAGGGCGAAGCCCACCGGGATCACGCCTTCGGCGACCCACAAGGGGAGGAACGGAACGACGAAATGGCGGTCGGCCCACTCCGCCCGGACCAACTGGAGACCCGATCCCGCAAGCAGGAGGGAGACGGCGGCGGAGACCGCCGCGACGAAGGCGGACAGGACCTGCCGGTACGGCTCCCGAAACCGGTCCGCGAGATGCCCGATCGAAAGGAGCCGGTCGTCCCGCGCGGCGATCGCCCCCCCGAGCAGGCCGATCCACAGGGTCGCGTGCTGGACGAGGACGCCCGAACCGGGGACGCCCGTTCGCCAGACACGGCGCCCGACGATCTCGAGGATCGGCAGCACGGCCATGCCGAGGAGCAGGGCGATCGAGACCGCGTTTTCGACCCGGTCCGTGAGCGTCGGCGGGGGACGATCCCCCGTTACCGCGAGTTCGGGAGGCGGCACCAACCGTTACCGGCCCGTGCTCTTCCCGCCGCGTTGCGCGGCGCGGTACTCGTCGCGGTACCTCTTCACCGTGTCGAACGCCTCCGCCGGCATGATATTTCCGCGGATCCGCGGGTAATTGTCCTCCACCATCTTCCGCCACTGCGCCTGGACCTCCGGCGGCACCTTGTGGACCTTGAGGCCGTTCTTCACCATCACCCCGAGGGCCTCCTGGTTGAGGCGCCGGATCTCGACGCGAAGCCGCAGCCCCGCCCGGCGGGACGCCTCGAGGAGTTTCGGGCGCAGCCCCGGCGGGATCTTCTCCCACGCCCGCTTCTCGATCACCGTGGCCCCGGTCAGCGGCGCGTACCGAAGGTCCGCCATGTGGGGCGCCAGGCCGAACCACTGGAAGGCGAGGGACACCAGCGGGGTGCTGCTGTACGCGTTGACCATCCCCGTCTGCAGGCCGGGGAGGAGGTCATTCGTGGAAAGGGGAACGGGGTGAAACCCCGTCTCCTTGTACAGCTGCACCAGGTTCGTGTCCCCCGACCACTGGAAGAGCTTGAGCGCCTTGGCCTCCGCGGGCGTGACGACGGGCGTCTTTGAAAAGAAGTGGACCCACCCCGCGTCGCCCCAGTTCAGGACGACGAAGCCCTTCTCCTCCATCTTCCGCTCGAGGACCGGCGCGTACCGGTCCCGGACGGTATCGAACTCCTCGTCGGATTCGTACATCATCGGGATGTGCAGCGCGTAGAAGGAGGGCTCGAGGTACGCCAGCCCGATGCCGGTGATGGCGGCCGCCTGGATCTGGCCGACCCGCATCTTCCGGATCATCGCGTCCTCGTCCCCGGCGACGCCGCCCGGGTAGATGCGCAGCGTAACCGCCCCGCCGGACGCCTTCCTCCACTCCTCTCCCATCTCCTGGAGAACGCGGAACCACGACGACCCCTCCGGAGCCAGCGTCGCCATCTTGACGACCATCGGCGCCGACCGCGCGGCGCCGGGCGCCGACAACGCCGCCATCGCCAGCAGGAGAACCGCCGCCGACCACCTAATCGAGGAACAGTTCATCCACCCTCCCCTTCAGCCAGCGCGCGCGGCGCTGGGACACGAGGTTGCCCATCCGGTGCTCCGGCGCCGCCGACCGCGCGTCGAAGGCGAGCGCGCGGTCGAGGAGGTCCAGGAACCCCTTCCGGTCCTGGGTCCGGACCGACACCGTCTCGGCGAAGGTGACCAGCGGCGAAACCTTCCGCCCCCCGGACAGCGCCATCGCCCGTTCCATATGATGTCGCGCCCGCTCGACGGATCCGCCCATCGCCTCCGGACGCCCCCCCTCGAAGGCGACGAAAAATTCGTGGATCGCGCCGTCGTCGTACCGCTCGTCCAGCGCGAGCGCCCGCCGCATCAGCGCCTCGCACCGGGGGAGATCCGCCAGCAGCCCCGGGTCGTCCGTCGACGACGCCACGGCGAGGCTCCATGCGGCGGCCGTCCAGTACAGCAGGGGGACATCCTCCGCCCCGACCCGCGCCGCCGCCCCGGCCGGGTCCCCCGACAGCGCGGCCGCGAATTCCTCCCGGCCCGCCGACAGTCCGCGCACTCCGTACTCCCTCGCGCGGAGCAGGAGCCTGCGGGTGCGCTCCATCCCCGCCCGGCGCGCCGCGGGATCCCGCGCCTCCTCGGCGTCCTGGCGAACGAAGGCGACGGCATATTGGGTGAACCCCTTGCAGAGCGCCGTGAGCAGCCCCTTGTGGTCGGGCGACGAAGCCAGGAGGGACTCCATCGCCTTGAGGGCGAATGGAACCGCGTCGCGCACCAGTTCCGGGTCGTCGTCCCTCGCGAAGACATCCCCGCCGGAGGAGGCGGCGTCGGCCATCCGCGAGACGACGTACGACCTGGGGGAACAGGCGAGGAGGAAACAGGCCGCCAGGATCAGGAGGGAGAGTCGCCGGGGGAGCATCCGTCACTCCGCCGCGGAGCCGCCCGAAACGCCGAGGAGCTCGCGCACCTTCTTCCCGAGGTCCTGCCGGCGGAACGGCTTCTGGAGGAAGCCGCCGAACCCGGCGGCGACGATCTCGCGGATTCGCCCGCTCTCGTCGTACCCGCTGACCAGGATGGCGGGCACCGCCGGGGCGATTCGGCGCATCTCCCGAAGGGCGGCCTCCCCCGTCAGGCGGGGCATCACGAGGTCGAGGATCACGAGATCGATCTCCGCGGCGCGCCGCCGGAAGATCTCCACCGCCTCGAGCCCGTCCCGGGCCTCGATCACCTCGTAC
This genomic stretch from Deltaproteobacteria bacterium harbors:
- the typA gene encoding translational GTPase TypA produces the protein MKPTTANIRNVAIIAHVDHGKTTLVDAMLRQSGIFSAHAAVVDRVMDSLDLEREKGITIMAKNTAVIYKGVKINIVDTPGHADFGGEVERTLKMVDAVLLLVDASEGPLPQTRFVLKKALERELPVILVINKIDRPDARIDEVIDEVYDLFIDLDATEDQLDFPIMMTNARAGTAAVRGEAAGRSLQPLFDAILSHVPPPTGDPSATLQFLVTNLEYSDYVGRLAVGRVFEGTLRAGEIISLCGIGGEVKKLKVALLYGYEGLTRTEIPDATAGDIVAIAGMEDVTIGDTISDAEEPKPLPRIAVDEPTVSMVFSINTSAFAGREGKFVTSRQVRARLEKELLGNVALRIDFSGTDYFTVMGRGELQLVILIEMMRREGFELSVSRPEVVTKTEGGAVVEPVEALFVDVPDAYLGAATQALGIRRAKMTKMINPGKGRVRIEYRIPSRGLIGFRSEFLTITRGTGLLNHLFDGYDPWQGPIPERINGALVADRTGRTTAYAIFHLQSRGTFFIGEGVQVYEGMIVGENTRPVDIDVNICKEKKLTNIRAAGTDEALRLVPPRILSLEAALEFINEDELVEITPASIRMRKKILDAGKRPRRKE
- a CDS encoding TRAP transporter large permease subunit, which gives rise to MPPPELAVTGDRPPPTLTDRVENAVSIALLLGMAVLPILEIVGRRVWRTGVPGSGVLVQHATLWIGLLGGAIAARDDRLLSIGHLADRFREPYRQVLSAFVAAVSAAVSLLLAGSGLQLVRAEWADRHFVVPFLPLWVAEGVIPVGFALIAWRLVRRAHAGVWTRAAAAAGAVAGVAFVSSGLILGGMPFAAAVVTLLLAVVLGAPLFVALGGMAVLFFRHADVPLASISAEIYRIVTSPTLPTIPLFGFAGYVLTMGNVSRRLVRFFRAIVGWMPGGIAVVTVLVCTFFTTFTGASGVTIVALGGILLPALLAERYPERFSLGLLTSSGSLGLLFPPCLPVILYGVVAGIAVDKMFLGGFLPGVLLLLIMAGWAVRGGVRAGARRTSFSWKELGAAAWEAKWDLLLPVIVLVGIFGGVATAVEAAAMTVLYAIGTEVFVHRDVGFPRLLSEAGTETSRLVGGFLLLLAAATGLTGYMVDAGVPQAIFEWVRGTIDSRFTFLLVLNVFLLLVGAFMHIFSAIVIVVPIIAPLAASYGVHPVHLGIIFLANLELGFLMPPVGMNLFMSAYRFEKPFGEVCRAVLPFLLLLLAGVLAITYVPWLTTALLPK
- the dctP gene encoding TRAP transporter substrate-binding protein DctP; the encoded protein is MNCSSIRWSAAVLLLAMAALSAPGAARSAPMVVKMATLAPEGSSWFRVLQEMGEEWRKASGGAVTLRIYPGGVAGDEDAMIRKMRVGQIQAAAITGIGLAYLEPSFYALHIPMMYESDEEFDTVRDRYAPVLERKMEEKGFVVLNWGDAGWVHFFSKTPVVTPAEAKALKLFQWSGDTNLVQLYKETGFHPVPLSTNDLLPGLQTGMVNAYSSTPLVSLAFQWFGLAPHMADLRYAPLTGATVIEKRAWEKIPPGLRPKLLEASRRAGLRLRVEIRRLNQEALGVMVKNGLKVHKVPPEVQAQWRKMVEDNYPRIRGNIMPAEAFDTVKRYRDEYRAAQRGGKSTGR
- a CDS encoding TRAP transporter TatT component family protein, producing the protein MLPRRLSLLILAACFLLACSPRSYVVSRMADAASSGGDVFARDDDPELVRDAVPFALKAMESLLASSPDHKGLLTALCKGFTQYAVAFVRQDAEEARDPAARRAGMERTRRLLLRAREYGVRGLSAGREEFAAALSGDPAGAAARVGAEDVPLLYWTAAAWSLAVASSTDDPGLLADLPRCEALMRRALALDERYDDGAIHEFFVAFEGGRPEAMGGSVERARHHMERAMALSGGRKVSPLVTFAETVSVRTQDRKGFLDLLDRALAFDARSAAPEHRMGNLVSQRRARWLKGRVDELFLD